One genomic window of Evansella cellulosilytica DSM 2522 includes the following:
- a CDS encoding mechanosensitive ion channel family protein, whose protein sequence is MNEWLQSINWDSILTNLLTGAIQLIIILAVFFTVRAIGTRLIRNSFERMSSQKNMSVGRVKTLEKLALNIFSYILIFIVLTFIVGIFGFNVTGLIAGAGIIGLAVGFGAQGLVSDIVTGFFILLEKQLEVEEYVTVAGIDGIVEEVGLRTTKIRGFDGTVHFIPNREIGSLSNHSRSNMRALVDISIAYDENIDEAIAVIQNACDTVAANESTIKEGPDVVGVQSLGDSDVVIRIIAKTENMEQWAVERKLRKAIKESLDANNIEIPFPHQVYIEKKQ, encoded by the coding sequence ATGAACGAATGGTTACAGTCCATTAATTGGGATTCAATTTTGACAAATTTATTAACTGGTGCAATACAATTAATAATTATATTGGCTGTATTCTTTACTGTACGAGCTATCGGAACCAGGCTCATCAGAAACAGCTTTGAACGTATGAGCTCCCAAAAGAACATGTCTGTTGGACGTGTGAAAACATTAGAAAAGTTAGCATTGAATATTTTTTCCTACATACTTATTTTTATCGTTCTCACCTTTATCGTAGGAATTTTCGGATTTAATGTTACCGGATTAATAGCAGGTGCTGGTATTATTGGTTTAGCAGTCGGCTTTGGTGCCCAAGGTCTCGTAAGCGATATCGTCACTGGATTCTTTATCCTTCTTGAAAAGCAACTTGAAGTGGAGGAATACGTAACAGTAGCAGGTATTGATGGCATTGTCGAGGAAGTTGGACTTCGTACTACTAAAATTAGAGGATTTGATGGTACAGTTCATTTTATACCGAACAGAGAAATTGGTAGCCTCAGTAACCACTCACGCTCTAATATGAGAGCATTAGTTGATATTAGTATTGCATATGATGAAAATATTGATGAAGCCATTGCTGTGATACAAAACGCATGTGATACTGTTGCCGCAAACGAAAGCACCATCAAGGAAGGCCCTGATGTAGTCGGAGTTCAATCTCTCGGAGATAGTGATGTCGTTATACGTATCATTGCCAAAACAGAGAATATGGAACAGTGGGCTGTTGAAAGAAAACTGAGAAAAGCAATTAAAGAATCACTTGATGCAAATAATATTGAAATTCCTTTTCCTCATCAAGTCTATATTGAAAAAAAACAATAA